A portion of the Parasteatoda tepidariorum isolate YZ-2023 chromosome 5, CAS_Ptep_4.0, whole genome shotgun sequence genome contains these proteins:
- the LOC110283562 gene encoding protein ced-11-like, whose product MQTSGAPQDPFESFNKISHNDDDIDNGFLHVGTKHIPFLLSSCTTFDTAKIFSKLLANNNWKTPRVVLFLDASTEEMLDTSEECRLLGHLLIKGLMSTLNTTETWLCTNGLDEGFTSELGEAFKNEISRRKVFFRQKNRYAFPEAALIGIHRLDALRISEKIEFMREDLEKQQGLKKDINENFDCYVFLKDAHKVKQGVSNFMLSFLSHISEGRISLNDDSREDISRKKIPVVVILFHGELNDMDMILGLIKKGLPLIVMKGSGGLADLISFTYSQIRNFHDSINLGEYCETVIKPLFLEQWDKLCPDGSLSKTLKQEIFMKIINCIRCSYQHGRETITVLNRFDLEDDSIPLNSYLLKASFNSRPDDFIFDSHNMREDLLLTMNWNNPDVAKSEILYKDNGFKIDNEIFFKCLVKPEREQFIAMFLKNGFKVRKFINSQVLSSLFQNSLKEMFFRSVVWETIFGYRSTVKIPGYAIEHKLSHLLEKFTSIPDLINCRQIYCGVGDELKEDQSERRAISVLTLWAVLSYRSDLVKILLNYSEQPIYLAVVCSAVFNRLKTFVVDLNMQEDISQQSKMLSETAIQLLSYCYDKVPCRALAVLCAKSSVWSYKPLIETAAFAKNRYFLAHPCCQKYLDCVLMGNINIVNLRYGDVTLPQWLKLILCTFFIFPMLLWIKFESTNLSESSYHTKFHDSVKRSVNGNFSDAEKNVTIFKKIYYLYTAPISKFWINIVFHFMYLFVFSVAVLWPACGNPYLDFAMCIWTLMMLIDLVHQYIFLQYPSMVLRRKVIDIISLTVFLACYTANRLILQLSFLSSYNTKAMLCLALLYFYYRFTFQYFPISSELGSLIWRIKRMILIDFMGFMRFAVLVMIGNGIAVHAIVYPDYPFNLKLGGRIIYNLLTALFLIPHVPDDFGIPDSKCFQLKRQGLSFIGLPKDICKVGRYNKPECPNPGIWPYILGFQYFIILKLILITLLYVLFRYTARKLDSKGSNIWTWRRYEVIMDFKNRFVLPPPLSPLNYAVHIFACTFGTLFRRKTKVSKIRFHEADYKIWKSLAGEYFIEKSKKSKHEEMKRMKYTFMLRARLKEQKRIMNELQGYLTELQILVRNTHKHLVCSSLKIPLREKLNFKQVPQIFSRTSPYPGTNILRFPVSDKNVSWNSSWTFYDPIAYTIPIEDFPKELRIHVDVDIQLKREKEGDHFQMPIFKFNTCTINPGGVCFDRQSWMLTKFKVPLMYELDSEQLPKNPIGRTGLRGRGSLCRWGPNHHIFAVITRWQDIEFVTLHKYLDVVLVIDGNGLALPGGCVFDENKYHVLSSSAFQNIDTKWIGEAEMITFFLEQEDAVCAGSRDENSSLTFSCVKKGYFDEATNTDQAWCEAEVWHFHYNTRCTNIETKFTANTIWALLTENILTKMPVGQAALLHGIARKMKATLEAM is encoded by the coding sequence ATGCAAACAAGCGGTGCACCACAAGATCCTTTCGAatcgtttaataaaatatcacacAATGATGATGATATTGATAATGGATTCTTGCATGTAGGGACTAAGCACATACCCTTTTTGCTGTCATCTTGTACGACATTTGATACAGCGAAGATCTTCTCTAAATTACTCGCCAACAACAACTGGAAGACTCCAcgagtagttttatttttagatgccAGCACTGAAGAAATGCTTGATACATCGGAGGAATGTCGTTTGTTGGGACATCTCCTAATAAAAGGTTTAATGTCGACTTTAAACACTACTGAAACATGGTTATGCACGAATGGGTTAGATGAAGGGTTCACAAGTGAGTTGGGTGAggctttcaaaaatgaaatctcgAGACGAAAAGTATTCTTCAGGCAAAAAAACAGATACGCTTTTCCCGAAGCAGCTTTGATTGGCATCCATAGATTGGACGCCTTGagaatatctgaaaaaattgagtttatgaGGGAGGATTTAGAAAAACAGCAAGGCTTGAAAAAAGACATAAATGAAAACTTTGACTGCTATGTATTTTTGAAGGATGCTCACAAAGTGAAGCAAGGGGTCTCAAACTTTATGTTGAGTTTTTTAAGTCATATCAGCGAAGGTCGTATTTCTTTGAATGATGACTCACGGGAAGACATTTCAAGGAAGAAAATTCCTGTCGTAGTCATATTATTCCATGGCGAGTTAAATGATATGGACATGATTTTGGGACTCATTAAAAAAGGCTTGCCATTGATAGTGATGAAAGGCAGTGGTGGACTGGCTGATTTGATATCTTTCACATACAGCcaaattcgaaattttcatGACTCTATTAACCTTGGCGAATATTGTGAGACAGTGATAAAACCTCTTTTTTTAGAGCAATGGGATAAGCTTTGTCCTGATGGATCCCttagtaaaacattaaaacaagaaattttcatgaaaataataaactgtatTCGATGTTCTTATCAACATGGTAGAGAAACCATAACAGTTCTTAATCGTTTTGATTTGGAAGATGACTCAATTcctttaaattcttatttgctAAAGGCTTCCTTTAATTCCCGCCCAGATGATTTTATCTTTGATTCGCATAACATGAGAGAAGATTTGTTGTTAACTATGAATTGGAATAATCCCGATGTTGCCAAGTCTGAAATACTTTATAAggataatggttttaaaattgataatgagatattttttaagtgtctAGTCAAACCAGAAAGAGAACAATTTATAGccatgtttcttaaaaatggttttaaagttCGGAAATTTATCAATAGTCAAGTTTTATCAAGTTTGTTTCAAAACTCCctgaaagaaatgttttttagatCTGTTGTATGGGAAACTATATTTGGATATAGGTCCACAGTAAAAATTCCAGGATATGCCATCGAGCACAAACTGTCGCATCTGCTCGAAAAATTTACAAGCATTCCGGACCTAATAAATTGTCGCCAAATATATTGTGGGGTTGGTGATGAATTAAAAGAAGACCAATCAGAAAGAAGAGCGATTTCTGTACTTACACTCTGGGCTGTTTTGTCATATCGCAGTGATTTGGTGAAAATCCTTTTGAATTACTCCGAACAACCTATATATTTGGCAGTGGTCTGTTCTGCAGTATTTAACAGACTGAAAACATTTGTTGTGGACTTGAATATGCAAGAAGATATATCTCAACAATCAAAGATGTTATCGGAGACAGCGATACAATTGCTAAGTTATTGCTACGACAAAGTACCCTGCAGAGCTCTTGCAGTGTTATGTGCAAAGAGTTCAGTTTGGTCTTACAAACCACTTATCGAAACTGCAGCTTTTgctaaaaatagatatttcctGGCCCATCCTTGTTGCCAAAAATACTTGGACTGCGTGCTAATGGGAAATATAAACATAGTAAACCTTCGTTATGGTGACGTAACTCTCCCACaatggttaaaattaatattatgcacATTTTTCATCTTTCCTATGCTTCTATGGATCAAATTTGAATCGACAAATCTGTCTGAAAGCTCATACCACACGAAATTTCATGATTCAGTCAAGCGATCTGTAAACGGTAATTTTTCGGATGCCGAgaaaaatgtaactatttttaaaaaaatttattacttatacaCAGCtcctatttcaaaattttggattaatattgtttttcactttatgtatttatttgtcTTCAGCGTAGCTGTGCTATGGCCAGCTTGTGGAAATCCCTATTTAGACTTTGCCATGTGTATTTGGACTTTAATGATGTTAATAGACTTAGTGCACCAGTATATTTTCTTGCAGTATCCTAGCATGGTATTAAGACGTAAAGTAATCGATATCATTTCACTGACGGTTTTTCTTGCATGCTACACGGCTAACAGATTAATATTACAATTGTCATTTTTATCATCATACAATACAAAAGCAATGCTGTGCTTAGCATTGTTATACTTTTATTACCGCTTCACTTTTCAGTATTTTCCGATATCATCTGAACTAGGAAGCTTGATATggagaattaaaagaatgattttaatcGATTTCATGGGATTTATGAGATTTGCTGTTTTAGTAATGATAGGAAATGGAATTGCAGTGCATGCTATAGTTTATCCAGATTATCCGTTCAATTTGAAGCTTGGCGGGcgaataatttacaatttacttACAGCATTATTTCTCATTCCTCATGTTCCCGATGACTTTGGAATTCCTGATTCTAAATGCTTTCAATTAAAGAGGCAGGGCTTAAGTTTCATAGGATTACCGAAAGATATTTGTAAAGTCGGTAGGTATAACAAACCGGAATGCCCTAATCCTGGAATATGGCCTTATATTCTTggttttcagtattttattattctaaaactgATTCTGATCACATTGCTCTATGTGTTATTTCGTTACACTGCCAGAAAGTTAGATTCAAAAGGATCAAATATTTGGACGTGGAGAAGATATGAAGTGATTATGGATTTCAAAAATCGTTTTGTTCTACCTCCTCCATTAAGTCCTTTAAACTATGCTGTTCATATCTTCGCTTGTACTTTTGGAACCTTGTTTAGAAGAAAAACCAAAGTCAGTAAAATTCGATTCCACGAAGCAGATTATAAGATTTGGAAAAGCTTAGCGGGTgaatattttatcgaaaaaagcaagaaaagtaAACATGAAGAAATGAAACGAATGAAATACACATTTATGTTGAGAGCTAGGCTTAAGGAACAAAAGCGAATCATGAATGAGTTGCAAGGCTATTTAACAGAACTTCAAATTCTTGTCAGAAATACACACAAACATTTGGTATGTAGCAGCTTGAAAATTCCCTTGAGAGAAAAGCTAAATTTCAAACAAGTACCACAAATATTTTCCAGAACATCTCCATATCCTGGAACTAATATTCTTCGATTTCCTGTTTCAGATAAGAATGTTTCGTGGAATAGTAGTTGGACTTTTTATGATCCTATAGCCTATACCATACCCATTGAAGACTTTCCTAAAGAGCTGAGAATACATGTTGATGTTGACATTCAGCTAAAGCGAGAGAAAGAGGGAGATCATTTCCAAATGcccatttttaagtttaatacttGCACCATAAATCCAGGGGGTGTCTGTTTTGATCGCCAGTCATGGATGCTTACTAAATTTAAGGTGCCATTAATGTATGAGCTAGACTCAGAACAATTACCTAAAAATCCCATTGGACGAACAGGCTTAAGAGGAAGGGGCAGTCTTTGTCGCTGGGGACCCAATCATCACATTTTTGCTGTCATCACAAGGTGGCAAGATATAGAATTTGTCACTCTTCATAAATACTTAGATGTTGTTTTAGTTATCGATGGCAATGGCCTTGCTTTACCTGGAGGATgcgtttttgatgaaaataaataccaTGTACTCTCTTCATCTGCGTTCCAGAATATCGACACCAAATGGATTGGAGAAGCTGAAATGATTACCTTCTTTTTAGAACAAGAGGATGCAGTGTGTGCTGGATCACGTGACGAAAACTCTTCTTTAACCTTCTCTTGTGTGAAGAAGGGATATTTTGATGAAGCCACCAATACCGATCAAGCTTGGTGTGAGGCCGAGGTTTGGCATTTTCATTATAACACGAGGTGTACCaacattgaaacaaaattcacaGCTAATACTATATGGGCTTTGTTGACTGAAAATATACTCACTAAAATGCCTGTCGGTCAAGCTGCCCTCTTACATGGCATTGCAAGGAAAATGAAAGCTACTCTAGAAGCcatgtaa